One genomic window of Methanospirillum lacunae includes the following:
- a CDS encoding response regulator, which yields MKRILVVDDDLGILDSTRQILEIDGYEVETASTGGDGLQKIESTFFNLALFDIKLPDMEGTELLEKSHKIRPAMKKIMVTGYASLENSVISLNAGADAYILKPVDPDMLLAKVKEKLEEQERETSVDGEKIAGFLEEKLLNIRR from the coding sequence ATGAAACGAATTCTTGTTGTCGATGATGATCTCGGGATTCTGGACAGTACAAGACAAATTCTTGAGATCGATGGATATGAAGTTGAGACAGCCTCCACTGGCGGGGATGGACTTCAAAAGATAGAATCTACCTTCTTCAATTTAGCTCTCTTTGATATTAAACTCCCGGACATGGAAGGAACCGAACTTTTAGAAAAATCTCATAAAATCCGTCCTGCCATGAAGAAGATCATGGTAACCGGGTATGCCAGCCTTGAAAATTCAGTAATATCGCTTAATGCAGGAGCTGACGCCTATATCCTCAAACCGGTTGATCCTGACATGCTCCTAGCAAAGGTAAAAGAAAAACTGGAGGAACAGGAGCGTGAAACATCTGTTGACGGTGAAAAGATTGCAGGATTCTTGGAAGAGAAATTACTAAATATACGGAGATGA